Proteins encoded in a region of the Agromyces protaetiae genome:
- a CDS encoding helicase-related protein, with translation MTTTTAFAIGSLVNARGRDWVVLPGSDADFVVAKPLGGSDAEVAGLLPAVEAVTAATFDAPSPDDRGDARSARMLREALRIGFRSTGGPFRSLARLNVDPRPYQLVPLLLALRQETVRLLIADDVGIGKTVEAGLIASELLEQGSAKRLAVLCPPSLAEQWRRELSEKFGLDAQLVLPSTITSLERGLTMNESVFERYPVTVVSLDFIKVSRRRYEFQNSAPDLVIVDEAHSVAVDDSGRGSGGRTQRYELVRALADDPDRHLVLTTATPHSGNDGAFRNLIGLLDPELKTTDLASDQGRRRLASHMVQRRRADIRSYLDEDTKFPSDRQTSEVAYKLSGSHADLFEEVLAYVRGQVQDTSGTKLQQRVRWWSALALLRAMASSPAAAAMTLRTRAASTEAATEREADEVGAAEVLDQYEDESADAADVAPGADHDESESRMLRDLAERANALVANPSDDAKLALLERQVKALLRDGYSPIVFCRFIQTAKYVREYLAGAFKRVEVEVVTGELPSEERAARIAALAERTEGDNRILVATDCLSEGVNLQDDFQAVVHYDLAWNPTRHEQREGRVDRFGQPRDIVRAQTIYGSDNGIDGIVLDVLLRKHERIRRDLGISVPVPAQSDQVLSALVEGALLRGKGNEQLEFDLGLNEPAITSFDAEWESSAEREKASRSRFAQASIRPAEVMQALGDARRSLGEPGDVAEFVRDAMLGLDVLVSDTPGGGFNVDFAMAPVALSDALRSASGRVITSFAPDLPAPKGSAVLHRTDPTVNALAEYVLNSALDAQLPERERPARRAGMITTDAVDTMTVALLVRFRTHLVLPTRGGERTSLAEEARIVAFTGRPSDPSWLDPTEIDRLLLSVPTQNTPPDLARNTLSVVTGAIPALQRLLSEQASSVAGQLRDDHAAVRRAARGDRAGDLVVRGLAVRAQTPPDILGVYMYRPEVSA, from the coding sequence GTGACCACGACGACCGCATTCGCCATCGGTTCGCTCGTCAACGCTAGGGGGCGTGACTGGGTGGTCCTTCCGGGCTCCGACGCCGACTTCGTGGTCGCGAAGCCGCTCGGTGGCTCCGATGCCGAGGTCGCAGGGCTCCTGCCCGCGGTCGAAGCGGTGACCGCGGCGACCTTCGACGCGCCGTCGCCCGACGACCGTGGCGACGCCCGCTCGGCACGGATGCTCCGCGAAGCCCTCCGCATCGGCTTCCGGTCGACCGGTGGCCCGTTCCGTTCGCTTGCACGGCTCAACGTCGACCCGAGGCCCTACCAGCTCGTCCCGCTGCTCCTCGCCCTTCGCCAGGAGACCGTGCGGCTCCTGATCGCCGACGACGTCGGCATCGGCAAGACCGTCGAGGCCGGCCTCATCGCCAGTGAGCTGCTCGAACAGGGCAGCGCGAAGCGCCTGGCGGTGCTGTGCCCACCGAGCCTCGCGGAGCAGTGGCGCCGCGAGCTCAGCGAGAAGTTCGGCCTCGACGCCCAGCTGGTGTTGCCGAGCACCATCACTTCACTGGAGCGCGGGCTCACCATGAATGAGTCGGTCTTCGAGCGATACCCCGTCACGGTGGTCTCGCTCGACTTCATCAAGGTGAGCCGGCGCCGGTATGAGTTCCAGAACAGCGCGCCCGACCTCGTCATCGTCGACGAGGCCCACAGCGTCGCGGTCGACGACTCGGGCAGAGGCTCCGGCGGTCGCACCCAGCGGTACGAGCTCGTGCGTGCGCTCGCCGACGATCCCGATCGGCACCTGGTGCTCACGACCGCCACACCGCACTCCGGCAACGATGGCGCGTTCCGCAACCTCATCGGACTGCTCGACCCCGAGCTGAAGACGACCGACCTCGCATCGGATCAAGGTCGTCGTCGGCTGGCCTCTCACATGGTGCAGCGTCGTCGCGCCGACATCCGCAGCTACCTCGACGAGGACACGAAGTTTCCGTCCGACCGACAGACAAGCGAAGTCGCCTATAAGCTCTCTGGCAGCCACGCCGACCTCTTCGAGGAGGTGCTGGCCTACGTGCGCGGACAGGTGCAGGACACCTCCGGCACGAAGCTGCAACAGCGCGTGCGGTGGTGGTCCGCCCTCGCGCTGCTCCGCGCCATGGCGTCTTCGCCGGCAGCTGCGGCGATGACGCTTCGCACGCGGGCGGCGAGCACAGAGGCGGCGACCGAGCGCGAGGCCGACGAGGTCGGCGCCGCCGAGGTCCTCGACCAGTACGAGGACGAGAGTGCCGACGCCGCCGACGTCGCCCCCGGCGCAGATCACGATGAGAGCGAGTCGCGGATGCTCCGTGATTTGGCCGAGCGTGCCAACGCGCTCGTCGCGAATCCATCGGATGACGCGAAGCTCGCCCTGCTCGAGCGCCAGGTGAAGGCACTGCTGCGCGACGGCTACAGCCCGATCGTCTTCTGCCGATTTATCCAGACCGCGAAATACGTACGCGAGTACCTCGCCGGTGCGTTCAAGCGCGTGGAGGTCGAGGTCGTCACCGGCGAGCTTCCGTCGGAGGAGCGGGCAGCGCGCATCGCCGCGCTCGCCGAGCGCACCGAGGGCGACAATCGCATCCTCGTGGCCACCGACTGCCTCTCGGAGGGCGTGAACCTGCAAGACGACTTCCAGGCTGTCGTCCACTACGACCTGGCATGGAACCCGACCCGGCACGAACAGCGCGAGGGTCGCGTCGACCGGTTCGGCCAGCCTCGCGACATCGTGCGCGCCCAGACGATCTACGGCAGTGACAACGGAATCGACGGCATCGTGCTCGACGTGCTGCTGCGCAAGCATGAGCGCATCAGGCGCGATCTCGGCATCAGTGTGCCGGTGCCCGCGCAGAGCGACCAGGTGCTGAGCGCGCTGGTGGAGGGGGCGTTGCTCCGCGGCAAGGGCAATGAGCAGCTCGAGTTCGACTTGGGGCTGAATGAACCCGCGATCACGAGCTTCGACGCCGAGTGGGAGTCAAGCGCCGAGCGCGAGAAGGCGAGCCGAAGCCGGTTCGCGCAGGCCAGCATCCGCCCGGCTGAGGTGATGCAAGCGCTCGGCGACGCACGGCGGAGCCTCGGCGAGCCCGGCGACGTCGCGGAGTTCGTGCGCGATGCGATGCTCGGCCTCGACGTGCTCGTCTCCGACACTCCGGGTGGCGGGTTCAACGTGGATTTCGCCATGGCTCCCGTCGCGCTGAGCGATGCGTTGAGAAGCGCGAGCGGTCGAGTGATCACCTCCTTCGCGCCGGATCTTCCGGCGCCGAAGGGTTCGGCGGTGCTGCACCGAACGGACCCGACGGTCAATGCGCTCGCCGAGTACGTGCTCAACTCGGCCCTCGACGCGCAGCTTCCCGAGCGGGAGCGCCCGGCGAGGCGAGCCGGCATGATCACCACCGACGCCGTCGACACCATGACCGTCGCGCTGCTCGTGCGGTTCCGAACGCACCTCGTGCTTCCGACGCGCGGCGGCGAGCGCACCAGCCTCGCGGAGGAGGCCCGGATTGTCGCGTTCACCGGACGCCCCAGCGACCCGTCGTGGCTCGATCCCACCGAGATCGACCGGCTGCTGCTCAGTGTGCCGACGCAGAATACCCCGCCAGACCTCGCTCGCAACACACTCTCCGTGGTCACCGGGGCGATCCCGGCTCTGCAGCGGCTCCTGTCCGAGCAGGCATCGAGCGTCGCCGGCCAGCTCCGCGACGACCACGCGGCCGTGCGCCGGGCCGCGCGCGGTGACCGTGCCGGCGACCTCGTCGTTCGTGGTCTCGCCGTGCGCGCCCAGACTCCTCCCGACATCCTCGGGGTCTACATGTACCGTCCGGAGGTGTCCGCGTGA
- a CDS encoding DEAD/DEAH box helicase, translated as MDAFSIHRDLIHDYRRFTEGFVEVQERRLRETLVAESARGAQWPDPWLSLNPSFASGGSVDELADDGLLHETCREVFRVKSSEHDRGNRALVFHRHQRDAIEVAKTGASYVLTTGTGSGKSLAYIVPIVDRVLRSGSGQGIRAIVVYPMNALANSQLEELKKFLHFGFDGRAPVTFRRYTGQESTEDREEILRNPPDILLTNYVMLELLLTRPDERASLIKAAEGLEFLVLDELHTYRGRQGADVSMLVRRVREACQADDTLQCIGTSATMSSGGTLDQQRRDVAEVASRIFGTEVLPRSVITETLVRATDEAATEEGARDASPLASVVRARGEIEAPAWNPTVEELATDPLAAWVESEFGVVRESPDGPLVRRRPQTVEAASRDLSEQTGVDRERCGNAIRATLLAGSRVKTGSGRSFFAFRLHQFLSKGGSVYATAEPVSTRAIETVFQLVLPGESERRLYPLAFCRECGQDYLMVHRENGIALARHQLRVAEQGDGYLYISDDLPWPANPISDGRLPASWLTQGAAGVTVTRTMADRGPERVSVHPNGAVTILGDNEVPEGETLAAWVPGIFRFCLKCAVSYEAPRTSEYTKLVTLDREGRSSAMTVLATSLIASLKEFPADELPAEARKLLTFVDNRQDASLQAGHLNDFVQVVQLRGALYRALRAEPDGIELLDIGQAVFDALALEPFDFLLAPDGLGRRAGERALRNVLEFRAIADLQRGWRVTLPNLEQSGLMAVVYPDVEELVDLEDRWQDAHSVLRDAAPGQRLEAATVLLDEFRRVLAIDSEALGRDAFERLQRDSRARLAGLWALGELEPPPLVGVARPEPGKQGGARSILTLTGRGAYGKWVAQPERFGLKLTTNDATDVIASLLEVLERAGVVKRVVEEHTSGYRINSAAIALKAGDGTTGASDPVRRHFDNEQRPRVVEYFRDLYREHATELAGIRAAEHTAQVPADIRIDREQAFMSAALPLLFCSPTMELGVDIAALNTVAMRNVPPTPANYAQRSGRAGRSGQPALVVTYCASGNAHDAYYFERSDLMVAGQVLPPRLDLANEDLVRAHVHAVWLAEALAPTRHGLGSSLSDVLDVQGGGELPVKETLAAYLGAPDVSNRARAAATRVLAPLQSTLDASSWWFDGWIDGVIDGAPTAFDRACDRWRQLYASAVAERDVAYGQVSNVSAGRKQREEAERRMREARQRIDLLLNDAGGQGFNQSDFYTYRYLASEGFLPGYSFPRLPLAAFIPGLGGRDSSWLQRPRFLAISEFGPNSLIYHEGARYQVTRISLPREGGESATDVTLSDAKVCGNCGTHHLDAKAFDVCESCGATLPPAWTRLLQLQTVITRRRERISADEEERNRIGYELRTTYRFVPRAGHPGKAESTVADASGDPILDVSYGDAAEIRITNLGRRKRRNPDQYGFWLDTVRGKWLSEREASEIDTETDEDEDETPRPEDVKTKAMVTPYVEDRRNIVVLRWTESLSETQAITAQYALERGIEARFQLEDSELASELLPDGEERGRLLLTEAAEGGAGALRRLQADADAIAQVAREALRIMHVDPETGAETPDSCVRGCYRCLLSYSNQNRHEQIDRREIVPLFLRLARAGTTPKPLAHIPPAPQVPTTSGTGAASSTGPAPKSQPLTDEDLLGDRARAMLSILRERGFHLPERLGDEVGGFIVDFAYDNPRAVVVFEGHGQADVTELSWDGWNVVSIGANDDLEHVIEANASVFGKGAA; from the coding sequence GTGGACGCGTTTTCCATTCACCGAGACCTCATTCACGACTACCGTCGGTTTACCGAGGGTTTCGTGGAGGTGCAGGAGAGGCGCCTGCGCGAGACCCTCGTAGCCGAGAGCGCGCGCGGCGCTCAGTGGCCTGACCCCTGGCTCTCGCTAAACCCGTCGTTCGCCTCCGGCGGCTCGGTCGACGAGCTTGCCGACGATGGTCTGCTCCATGAAACCTGCCGCGAGGTTTTCCGAGTGAAGAGCAGCGAGCACGATCGCGGGAACCGCGCGCTGGTCTTCCATCGCCACCAGCGCGACGCGATCGAAGTCGCGAAGACCGGCGCCAGCTACGTCCTGACGACGGGCACAGGGTCCGGGAAGTCGCTCGCCTACATCGTGCCGATCGTCGATCGCGTGCTTCGGAGTGGATCTGGCCAAGGCATCAGGGCCATCGTCGTCTACCCGATGAACGCTCTCGCGAACAGCCAGCTCGAGGAACTGAAGAAGTTCTTGCACTTCGGGTTCGACGGCCGGGCGCCGGTCACCTTCCGGCGATACACCGGTCAGGAGTCAACCGAGGACCGTGAGGAGATCCTCCGCAATCCGCCCGACATCCTGCTCACGAACTACGTGATGCTCGAACTCCTACTGACTCGACCCGACGAGCGAGCATCGCTCATCAAGGCCGCCGAAGGTCTCGAGTTCCTCGTGCTGGACGAGCTGCACACCTATCGCGGCCGGCAGGGCGCGGACGTCAGCATGCTTGTCCGGCGAGTGCGCGAAGCGTGTCAGGCGGATGACACGCTGCAATGCATCGGCACGTCGGCAACGATGTCCAGCGGTGGAACACTCGACCAGCAGCGACGTGACGTCGCCGAGGTCGCGTCGCGCATCTTCGGTACAGAGGTACTTCCGCGCTCCGTCATCACCGAGACGCTCGTCCGGGCGACCGACGAAGCGGCCACCGAGGAAGGCGCCAGGGACGCCTCACCCCTCGCATCCGTGGTCCGCGCACGCGGCGAGATCGAAGCACCGGCCTGGAACCCCACGGTCGAAGAGCTCGCGACCGATCCGCTTGCCGCTTGGGTCGAGAGCGAGTTCGGCGTCGTGCGCGAGAGCCCAGATGGACCTTTGGTCCGGCGGCGCCCTCAGACCGTCGAGGCGGCGAGCCGTGACCTGAGCGAACAGACCGGCGTCGACCGAGAGCGCTGCGGCAACGCCATCCGCGCGACGCTCCTCGCAGGGTCGCGGGTCAAGACCGGCTCGGGCCGCTCCTTCTTCGCCTTCCGCCTGCACCAGTTCCTTTCGAAGGGCGGAAGCGTCTACGCGACCGCCGAACCGGTGTCGACGCGGGCGATCGAGACGGTGTTCCAGCTCGTGCTGCCGGGCGAGAGTGAGCGCCGCCTCTACCCGCTCGCGTTCTGTCGCGAGTGTGGGCAGGACTACCTCATGGTCCACCGCGAGAACGGCATCGCGCTCGCCCGACATCAGCTGAGGGTCGCTGAACAGGGCGACGGGTACCTGTACATCTCCGACGACCTGCCGTGGCCGGCGAATCCGATCTCCGACGGGCGCCTCCCTGCCTCCTGGCTGACTCAGGGGGCAGCAGGCGTCACAGTCACGCGGACGATGGCCGACCGCGGTCCCGAACGCGTGTCGGTCCATCCGAACGGGGCAGTGACCATCCTCGGTGACAACGAGGTTCCCGAAGGCGAGACGCTCGCGGCATGGGTTCCCGGCATCTTCCGGTTCTGCCTCAAGTGCGCCGTGTCGTACGAGGCGCCGCGCACGAGCGAGTACACCAAGCTCGTCACCCTCGACCGTGAGGGCCGTTCGAGCGCCATGACGGTGCTCGCGACCTCGCTGATCGCCTCCCTCAAGGAGTTCCCGGCGGATGAGCTACCGGCTGAGGCGAGGAAGCTCCTCACCTTCGTCGACAACCGTCAGGATGCCTCGCTGCAGGCCGGCCATCTCAACGATTTCGTCCAGGTGGTCCAGCTCCGCGGAGCGCTCTACCGTGCGCTTCGGGCCGAACCGGACGGCATCGAGCTGCTCGACATCGGCCAAGCCGTCTTCGACGCTCTGGCGCTCGAGCCCTTCGATTTCTTGCTGGCACCGGACGGTCTCGGGCGCAGGGCAGGTGAGCGCGCGCTCCGCAACGTGCTGGAGTTCCGTGCGATCGCGGACCTCCAGCGCGGCTGGCGGGTCACACTGCCGAATCTTGAGCAGTCCGGCCTCATGGCTGTCGTCTACCCCGACGTCGAGGAGCTCGTCGACCTCGAGGATCGGTGGCAGGACGCGCACTCGGTACTCCGCGATGCTGCGCCAGGGCAGCGCCTCGAAGCCGCGACGGTGCTGCTCGACGAGTTCCGTCGGGTGCTCGCGATCGACTCGGAGGCACTCGGGCGCGATGCGTTCGAACGGCTCCAGCGTGACAGTCGGGCCCGGCTTGCCGGCCTCTGGGCTCTCGGCGAGCTCGAGCCGCCGCCGCTGGTCGGGGTCGCCCGCCCCGAGCCGGGAAAGCAGGGCGGAGCGCGCTCCATCCTCACGCTCACCGGTCGGGGCGCCTACGGCAAGTGGGTGGCTCAGCCGGAACGCTTCGGGCTGAAGCTCACCACGAACGACGCCACCGACGTGATCGCCTCGCTGCTCGAAGTACTCGAGCGCGCCGGCGTCGTGAAGCGCGTCGTGGAGGAGCACACCAGCGGCTACCGCATCAACTCGGCTGCGATCGCGCTCAAGGCGGGCGACGGCACAACTGGTGCATCCGACCCGGTGCGCCGCCATTTCGACAACGAGCAGCGTCCACGGGTGGTCGAGTACTTCCGCGACCTCTATCGCGAGCACGCCACCGAGCTGGCCGGCATCCGGGCCGCCGAGCACACGGCTCAGGTGCCCGCCGATATCCGGATCGATCGCGAGCAAGCGTTCATGTCCGCGGCCCTCCCGCTGCTGTTCTGCTCGCCGACGATGGAACTCGGTGTCGACATCGCGGCCCTGAACACGGTCGCGATGCGGAACGTACCGCCGACGCCGGCGAACTATGCGCAGCGCAGCGGACGCGCTGGGCGCTCGGGGCAGCCGGCGTTGGTGGTCACCTACTGCGCCTCCGGGAACGCTCATGACGCGTACTACTTCGAGCGCTCGGATCTCATGGTGGCCGGTCAGGTGCTGCCCCCGCGACTCGACCTGGCGAACGAGGATCTCGTCCGCGCCCATGTCCACGCCGTCTGGCTCGCGGAGGCGCTCGCCCCGACGCGGCACGGGCTCGGGTCATCCCTGAGTGACGTGCTCGATGTGCAGGGTGGCGGTGAGCTGCCGGTGAAGGAGACCCTGGCCGCCTACCTGGGCGCGCCGGATGTCTCGAATCGGGCTCGCGCGGCGGCCACTCGCGTGCTCGCACCATTGCAATCAACGCTGGATGCCTCGAGCTGGTGGTTCGACGGCTGGATCGACGGTGTCATCGATGGAGCCCCGACGGCATTCGACCGCGCGTGCGACCGGTGGCGGCAGCTGTACGCGTCGGCGGTCGCCGAGCGCGACGTGGCGTACGGCCAGGTATCGAACGTCTCGGCCGGCCGCAAGCAGCGTGAGGAAGCCGAGCGGCGGATGCGCGAGGCCCGCCAGCGCATCGACCTGCTGCTCAACGATGCCGGCGGGCAGGGCTTCAACCAGTCCGACTTCTACACCTACCGGTACCTCGCTTCGGAGGGGTTCCTCCCGGGCTATTCCTTCCCACGCCTGCCGCTTGCGGCATTTATTCCGGGGCTCGGGGGCCGCGACAGCAGCTGGCTCCAGCGTCCGCGCTTCCTCGCCATCAGTGAGTTCGGCCCGAACTCGCTGATCTACCACGAAGGTGCTCGGTACCAGGTCACGCGGATCAGCCTTCCGCGCGAGGGCGGCGAATCGGCCACCGACGTGACCCTGTCTGACGCGAAGGTGTGCGGCAACTGCGGCACGCATCACCTCGACGCGAAGGCGTTCGATGTCTGCGAGTCGTGCGGCGCGACCTTGCCGCCCGCGTGGACGCGACTCCTGCAGCTGCAGACCGTAATCACGCGTCGCCGCGAGCGGATCAGCGCCGATGAGGAGGAGCGCAACCGCATCGGCTACGAACTCCGCACGACCTACCGGTTCGTCCCACGCGCCGGTCACCCGGGCAAGGCCGAATCGACCGTGGCGGATGCCTCGGGCGACCCCATCCTCGACGTCTCCTACGGCGACGCGGCTGAGATCCGGATCACCAATCTCGGCCGACGCAAGCGGCGCAATCCCGACCAGTACGGCTTCTGGCTCGATACCGTCCGGGGCAAGTGGCTGAGCGAACGTGAGGCCTCGGAGATCGACACGGAGACCGACGAGGACGAGGACGAGACCCCTCGGCCTGAGGATGTGAAGACCAAGGCGATGGTCACCCCGTACGTCGAGGACCGCCGCAACATCGTCGTGCTCCGCTGGACAGAGTCCCTCTCTGAGACGCAGGCGATCACCGCCCAGTACGCACTCGAGCGTGGTATCGAAGCGCGGTTCCAGCTCGAGGATTCCGAGCTTGCGAGCGAACTCCTTCCCGACGGTGAGGAACGCGGGCGGTTGCTTCTCACCGAGGCGGCCGAGGGTGGCGCCGGGGCTCTCCGTCGGCTGCAGGCTGACGCCGACGCGATCGCGCAGGTCGCGCGCGAGGCGCTTCGGATCATGCACGTCGATCCGGAGACCGGCGCGGAGACGCCCGACTCGTGCGTGCGCGGTTGCTACCGCTGTCTGCTCTCGTACTCGAACCAGAACCGGCACGAGCAGATCGACCGTCGCGAGATCGTGCCGCTGTTCCTTCGGCTCGCCCGCGCAGGCACGACTCCGAAGCCGCTGGCACACATTCCCCCCGCGCCTCAGGTTCCCACCACCTCGGGCACCGGCGCGGCATCCTCGACAGGTCCAGCACCGAAATCCCAGCCGCTCACCGACGAGGATCTCCTCGGCGACCGCGCCCGCGCGATGCTGTCGATCCTCCGCGAGCGCGGCTTCCATCTGCCCGAGCGTCTCGGTGACGAGGTGGGCGGCTTCATCGTCGACTTCGCCTACGACAACCCGCGCGCCGTCGTCGTCTTCGAGGGGCACGGCCAAGCCGATGTCACCGAACTCAGCTGGGACGGCTGGAATGTCGTCTCCATCGGTGCCAACGACGATCTCGAGCATGTGATCGAGGCGAACGCCTCCGTATTCGGAAAGGGTGCCGCGTGA
- a CDS encoding ATP-binding cassette domain-containing protein, whose product MHRTPAHGHPIELSDLSVEYPAHGASEAHVALHGIEFRLAPGEVVGVLGSAGSGKSTLAKVLSGAYLDPKDAEVRPVVTGGEVRVLGRRMGRRMSRRRLAEHQFHVGYLPQDAAARLPADRSVAELVAEPILARDRHYDQRALTSRVASLVDAVRLPLGMLDRYPYELSGGQRQRVAIARSLVLGPMLYIADEPTAGIDLTVRDVVAQVITELRASQRFAALVISHDLPVLRRVADRIAVLDRGAVVALGTIDEVLEDPHHPYVKALAGALDGGHAIIDDLDRGPGA is encoded by the coding sequence ATGCACCGTACACCCGCCCACGGCCATCCGATCGAGCTGAGCGACCTCTCGGTCGAGTACCCGGCGCACGGCGCATCCGAGGCGCACGTCGCGCTGCACGGCATCGAGTTCCGGCTCGCGCCGGGCGAGGTGGTCGGCGTGCTCGGCAGCGCGGGCAGCGGCAAGAGCACACTCGCGAAGGTGCTCTCGGGCGCGTACCTCGACCCGAAGGACGCGGAGGTGCGGCCGGTCGTCACCGGCGGCGAGGTGCGCGTGCTCGGTCGCCGCATGGGGCGACGGATGTCTCGTCGGCGCCTCGCCGAACACCAGTTCCACGTCGGCTACCTGCCCCAAGACGCCGCCGCGAGGCTGCCGGCCGACCGGTCCGTCGCCGAGCTCGTGGCCGAACCGATCCTCGCCCGCGATCGGCACTACGATCAGCGTGCGCTCACGTCGCGCGTGGCCTCCCTGGTCGATGCGGTCCGGCTGCCGCTCGGCATGCTCGACCGCTACCCGTACGAGCTGAGCGGCGGCCAGCGACAACGCGTCGCGATCGCCCGCTCGCTCGTGCTCGGCCCGATGCTCTACATCGCCGACGAGCCGACCGCGGGCATCGACCTGACGGTCCGCGACGTGGTCGCGCAGGTCATCACCGAGCTCCGCGCGTCGCAACGGTTCGCGGCGCTCGTGATCTCGCACGACCTGCCCGTGCTCCGCCGGGTCGCCGACCGCATCGCCGTCCTCGACCGTGGCGCGGTCGTCGCGCTGGGCACGATCGACGAAGTGCTCGAGGACCCCCACCACCCGTACGTGAAGGCGCTTGCCGGCGCGCTCGACGGCGGCCACGCGATCATCGACGACCTCGACCGCGGACCGGGTGCGTGA
- a CDS encoding ABC transporter ATP-binding protein, translating into MSPIVSIENLGVSFATDAGAVKAVDDVSLHVERGEVLAIVGESGSGKTVTAKTILGLLPETATTNGAVILANREGTRRHDVISLDLAQLREIRGTDVAMVFQEPSTALNPVYTVGWQIMEGLRAHGDVSKQEARAKAIDVLRRVGIPDPEQRIDHYPHQFSGGQKQRIVIAMALVLDPGLIVADEPTTALDVTVQAEILDLLRTLRDEFGTAIVLITHNMGVVADLADRVAVMYQGNVVEQADARTLFSAPQAEYTKQLLASVPYVGHGVARAAERAAQRPEGWAEQAPVVEARGLEIEYPGRFGRAGFRAVKGVDFVIRPGEVLGLVGESGSGKTTIGRAIAGLTGVTNGSLQVLGHEMRGIREREFRPVRSRIGFVFQDPASSFNPLLTIAECVAEPLIIHGRADSASGARARVDELLEAVQLPRAYGDRYPHELSGGQRQRASLARALALEPELLIADEPTSALDVSVQARVLELFGELQREFGFASLFISHDLAVVDLLVDRIAVLYHGELVEEGTGAEVLGSPRHPYTQRLLASLPVPDPVAQAGRRAELHRLQEAG; encoded by the coding sequence ATGAGCCCCATCGTCAGCATCGAGAACCTGGGCGTGTCGTTCGCGACCGACGCCGGCGCCGTGAAGGCGGTCGACGACGTCTCGCTGCACGTTGAACGCGGCGAGGTGCTCGCGATCGTCGGCGAGTCCGGCAGCGGCAAGACCGTCACCGCCAAGACGATCCTGGGGCTGCTGCCGGAGACCGCGACCACGAACGGTGCGGTCATCCTCGCGAACCGCGAGGGCACGCGACGGCACGACGTGATCAGCCTCGACCTCGCGCAGTTGCGCGAGATCCGCGGCACCGATGTGGCCATGGTCTTCCAGGAGCCGTCGACCGCGCTGAACCCGGTCTATACCGTGGGCTGGCAGATCATGGAGGGGCTGCGTGCCCACGGCGACGTCTCGAAGCAGGAGGCGCGCGCCAAGGCGATCGACGTGCTGCGCCGCGTCGGCATCCCCGATCCCGAGCAGCGCATCGACCACTACCCGCATCAGTTCTCGGGCGGGCAGAAGCAGCGCATCGTGATCGCGATGGCACTCGTCCTCGATCCCGGGCTGATCGTGGCCGACGAGCCGACGACCGCGCTGGACGTGACCGTGCAGGCGGAGATCCTCGACCTGTTGCGGACGCTGCGCGACGAGTTCGGCACCGCCATCGTGCTCATCACGCACAACATGGGCGTGGTCGCCGACCTCGCCGACCGGGTCGCGGTCATGTACCAGGGCAACGTCGTCGAGCAGGCCGACGCCCGCACGCTGTTCTCGGCACCGCAGGCCGAGTACACCAAGCAGTTGCTCGCGTCGGTCCCGTACGTGGGGCACGGCGTCGCCCGGGCGGCCGAGCGCGCCGCGCAGCGGCCCGAGGGCTGGGCCGAGCAGGCGCCCGTGGTCGAGGCGCGGGGGCTCGAGATCGAGTACCCGGGCCGGTTCGGCCGGGCGGGCTTCCGGGCGGTGAAGGGAGTCGACTTCGTCATCCGCCCCGGCGAGGTGCTGGGTCTCGTGGGGGAGTCGGGGTCGGGCAAGACCACGATCGGCCGGGCCATCGCGGGGCTGACCGGCGTGACGAACGGCTCGCTCCAGGTGCTCGGACATGAGATGCGAGGCATCCGGGAGCGCGAGTTCCGGCCCGTCAGGAGCCGCATCGGCTTCGTGTTCCAGGATCCGGCCTCGAGCTTCAACCCGCTGCTCACGATCGCCGAGTGCGTGGCCGAGCCGCTGATCATCCACGGTCGTGCGGACTCGGCCTCCGGCGCACGCGCCCGCGTCGACGAGCTGCTCGAGGCGGTGCAGCTGCCGCGCGCCTATGGTGACCGGTATCCGCACGAGCTGTCGGGCGGGCAACGTCAGCGGGCGAGCCTCGCGCGGGCGCTCGCGCTCGAGCCCGAGCTGCTCATCGCCGACGAGCCGACGTCGGCGCTGGATGTCTCGGTGCAGGCGCGGGTGCTCGAGCTGTTCGGCGAGCTGCAGCGCGAGTTCGGCTTCGCCTCGCTGTTCATCAGTCACGACCTCGCCGTGGTCGACCTCCTCGTCGACCGCATCGCGGTGCTCTATCATGGGGAACTCGTCGAGGAGGGCACCGGCGCCGAGGTACTGGGCTCGCCGAGGCATCCGTACACGCAGCGTCTGCTCGCGAGCCTGCCCGTGCCCGACCCGGTCGCCCAGGCGGGGCGCCGAGCTGAGCTGCACCGCCTTCAGGAAGCTGGTTGA